A window of Sphaeramia orbicularis chromosome 8, fSphaOr1.1, whole genome shotgun sequence genomic DNA:
GAGAAGGTCCTCATTGCATCAGTtaaggttaaagaacttgttgcagaaacatattaatcactgcaataattATCCAAAGGAAGGATCTTACATGTCTCCTGAGTTACATCCAGAGGTGACTTTTCCTCTGGGCCAAACAAAGTATATTGTTTGAGACAtgagatgaatgaatgactgttTCACAAAAAACTAAAAGCTACAGTCCTAGCTTACTGACAAGCTTTCATTTTTAACAGGCAAAATTATCTTTTCAATTAACAAACATCATGTGTAATTGATGGCACAATTCAATcagaatcaaaacattttttgtCTCTTGCCGTTGACTcacattcataatttttttttcatgattgatATTGGAAGGGTTAAGACTTCACCTTTATAAGCACATATTCATTCTCCTGGTTGAAAGAATGCAAAGTGTGATTTGTTTACTTCCTTTTTCCCCTCCAGCCCCTGACAGCAGTAATCACACACATCAATGGCAGCCAGGAGTCCATCTCTTTAAACCACACCTTCAATGAGACGCAGATCGAGTGGTTCAAGGCTGGCTCTGCCCTCAACagaatgaaagagctgcagtaacTGGAAGAGGAGGGAAGTGGGACCTAGAAGGAGCCGTGAAGGAGTCTTTGAGTGGGTAAAGAAGGAAGAACTATGGGCCTAGAGAGAAACTTTGCAAAGAGGGAGAGACAATGTGAATGAGAGATGGATGATATTAATTTTGTTTAAGGGCAGCTGTAATCATGCTCTCTTAAACAAaaggtacacacacatacacacatcacacAAGGTCGCTGTGCAGATAaaaagcgcacacacacactgtacttaTACACGCATATGTAGATGCACAGACAGGATTACTACGAAAGCACTCTTGGTTGGCAGTTACACAAATGCACTCCAACAATTGCACATACCCACTACCCTCTCTGTGTAAAGCTTCTTGTAACCAGTGTCATCCATGGTGGCAGCAAATGAACTAGCAAGCTTATTTGGTGATTGATTTAACCCTGTAGTGTTTGTAGAGTGTGTTTGTCcaacctgtttgtgtgtgtctttatgaCATTATAGTAGACGGAAGTATTAACACAACAGCATTATTTGTGATCAGCGCCACTGATTGGTTATTGTACATCACCTTTAAAACTGTATCTATCAATGCACACAAACCTGATTCAGACAATGAAATGAAGGTAGATAAAAAAAATGTCACGTCTAAAGTTGGTTAAGCACTGACGAGTTTGCAGCCTCTTGCTTTATTATCTCACTCCTTGCAATTCACTATAAGCCACTTAATACACGTGCCCTTTTTTCACCAACACACACCTAGTGCTAGTTCGCAGCTGATGCTAGTGTTAGTTTGAAAATGGTCCAAGTTGCAAACCTAAGAAATGGCTTTTCCTTTACACATCTCCACTTTCCCAGGAATGCTAGCACCAACCTCAGGCACAACTTCCTCGGGCTGGGAAGAATAAAATGTTCTACTAGCGATGAGGTTGGTCTTGTTGGTCATGAAAACCCTATCCCCTGCTCCTGTTGTATGCGGTTGTTGGCTTTAGACCTGCAAAGTCGTGATGCTCatctagaaccagtttttctggCCGACAGCTAGTCAATGTCAAAACATGATGAACTGGTCCTGGATTAGACCCCAGCTCTGAACTGGTCCTTAAACTAGGCTTGGTGGAAAAGGGTTAAGGGGCGTCTTCATACCTCAATACGTCTACATTCTATATCTACcccacttcattttttttcttcattatacaTCCTCTTAAGGCTTTGCCTCAATTTCCATCCAAATGGCCCCATAAGATGACTAAGTTGTTTAACTCACATGAATGTAGTTTTTCTCAACTGTCACCTCAAGTACATCTTTTTTCTGCAGGGTTTTCTGTTGAGATTACTGACTTGAACAGATGTCTCCCCAGTGTGGTTGACTGGATGCACACTGTAATGAAAGTACCAGGCTTACTTATTATTTACTGTAAGCAGTATCAGTAAAATCCCATCAGTCATGGTGCAGCTGCAGCCCACCCTGCTCTCAATCCATCCAAGATGTTATGATATCATTCTGCTGTTTTTGCACTTCTCATATTGTGCCTGTTGAGATTGTAGTTGACTCTGGTACttttgtctgttactttcctAACGCTCTTCCCTCCCTCATTCATGCTctcttttttatttacattaaaacactgCATGATGTGCAGACTGCCCTGTGGGGTCACCTGTCTCACCGTGCCACCGTTGTGTTTGCATTAGCTTTGCTAGGCTTTcctttcatctgtgtttttttcctttgtgtGTCGTGTAATGCATGATGGGTTTATCAGGTTAACATCGATATGTGTTTTGCATTGGTCTGTCCTCCTTTGCTACTCTTGCTTCTCTTTTGGCTTTCTCCAGGCTTGCTCATGCAATCCAAACCGCAACCTGATATGTTTTTTAAAATAGCCTGATCAAGTTGATGATGCGAGGCTGTAAAACTGCTCTGGTATAGGATTTAATGTAAATGCATAAGGTAAATATGCATTCAGATGTTGGcccaattttttttcatgttcttgttGATTATATATCATTTTCATCCCAGTTAAAACTACATGAATCAAGCTGTACAGATCTGTTGATCTTCCTGTTTGGGTGTCATGTTAACAtagtttctctgtgtttttgcccTAGCCCCCCCTCACCAAATTTCTTCTCACATTTGTCTGGAGCTGTCGGTGTGTCAAATTGCCTGGTGCAGTTGTAATGGGAGATGAcaagttgtgtttgtgttttttactcaGGTTGAGGTTTGGGTCCTCCATAGCATGGGAAAGCCTGCTGTGTTCTTACATGAAACTAACGCACAATCTAGTGTACAGGCATCTGTACACTAGCACTTTGTAGGCATAGGAAAGTAACTTTAGGTCTGCTTTACTgttcttcattttcttgcctcAGCTTACATTTATGTTATGCAATGTTTTAGAACTGACATACAACTTATTCATATGTGAGTTTTTAGATAGTAGAATGGCCATAAATGGTATAAATCAGAATCTTGCCACTGAAactgtatgtttatttatttttgtgggcTTTTGGATGTTTGAAGTCATTGTTGCTTAATTTTCTGTGGCCACACTGCTGGTCCTGTGAATCCGTCTTCATTCTGCTGTTGATATACTAACTCTTTGAATTAATATTTAAAGCCCCTGAAGTTAATCCCTATAATCTTAAAAGTCCAAACTTTGTGTAAATGATGTGATATAAAGCTGGACTTTGTATAGGGTTGTGTACATAAGAAACAAAGGAGATTATAGATCTGTATAAACAAAGAGGCAGCAAGAGGCATGTTGAGTGGTGCCTGTTGAGAAGAAAAAATGATTTGTGACCTTTTTATAAATGTGATGTTCCGATAGTACAAAATAGGTTCCCCTTTGTGTCGTACATAATTAAGTAATAGAAGTAGATAATGGTTTCACAAACTGTGGACTTAAAGTTAAATTAAAGCACAGATTTAACTGTTGGTTCCTGTTGgattttgaccttgaaaatgtttattttaagaaaaaagaCTAAGCGTTTTAGTTTTTTGGTcctttttaaactatttttagaTGCATATAAGATTTACATTTTGGACAAAGAGTAAATTATTCCTcattgttatatatatatttaactgcagcaaatatacaaaaatatttcTTTTGCCCTTATCAACTTCATCACTTTCATTAAACACTCCTCATCAGTTTATCTGCCAAAGATGCCTAATGAAAGTACTGGTGTGTGAACAATGGGTATCCATGAGATGCATTTGAAAACAAGATTTTCATGTCCATAATCATTTCATTGATATGCAGGTTGTTGTCTCCTTCATCAGTGTCAGTAAATTGTCTTCaaatatatgaattaattttgattattctCTTTCCTCTGTCTGCACTTTTCACACAGCCATTTTACTTTGATGTAACAGGAAATAATTTTGTTCACTAGTTCAGGTCTTTGAAATGTAAAAGTGTTACTCATGAAGTGACAAATGAAACATTTTCCTTTGAAAGCATTGTGTGGTGGCATGCCCATTGTGTAGTTTTGTACTCAGGTTCACTCTGTTTGATCAGGCTTCTCTGATGTGTTTGGAGTAGTTCAACAAGCTTCATTTGCTCAGATGCAGCAAATCAAAGTGAAATGCTAACATGTTTTTCATAGTGATGATTCCCTTCACACTCCTGTTTTAATGTAATACTTGATTTTGACAAAAGCAAATGGTTTAAAATGCTTGCAGTTTTGTAGCTCGAATGATTCAAAATATGCTAACATGTACATTTAAACGGTATATTAATAAAGACTCATTTCTGAAGTGGaccatttgtgtttttatttgcttaatgGAGTCAATGTCAGTTCAGTTGTGACTGCTTTCAAGAGCTCCTGGTTCGATTATTAACTCTgcttacatacatactgtatatcataTAATCAGAGTTGGAAGAAGTACTCAGATCCTCAACTGAAGTATCAATTCTGCAGTTCAGTTTCCAAATACTTAAGTAAAACACTTGCAGGTACATGTGTTTATTATATTAGTCTGAATTTAAAAGTTAGATTAGAAGTTATATTTGTAAAATGTTCTGTAAAATACTAAAAGTAAACATGCACAGTATGACTTGTTTGATTCTATTTATATTATAGTCTGTTTTGTGGGAACACCTTAAAGCAGTGGTTATTGAATATTATTAGAAGTTCTGCATCATATCAGataaacatttaattttttattttaaaggaaCTCAGTATCTAACAGCTTTTGTATTCACACTGAAAATTACAAACGCAAAGAATTGCACAGTACTATAGTTAAATTGTGATCTTGTATTTTTGCTCGTTTTATtcttttactatttttttaataccTATAGCTGTCatggttttcattttattttcgtTCCTATTGGTTTTCTTGAGAGTTTTCTGTACCTACTGTATCGGTctatgacagtgtttttcaaccttggggtcgagaccccatgtggggtcgcctgaaatttctagtaactgattaaaaaaaaaacttactaataaaaaaattatgGCGAGTTGAAAGaggcaatcacaatacataaaagacatgacaaactctgaagctgaaactgaagcactgtggtactttttatctttcaaatgttcattgtggccagtttaagatgctgcagcctAGCTCTTTAGCTctgcagtttttgtttgttcagtactaatttgcagccttgtaaatataagctggactgactgtacatatcctgaccaaggaaaataaaattcttacttaatgcagtaatctacacctggcttttctgcctctgtccataatagtgtacattatatagactaaatgtcatctaaaattaacgattatttgcaacatagtatagcaaactattacatgatcaaaaacaaattaattttagcaaaaaaatgtctccgttttgaatgtcttgggtcgccagaaatttgataatgttaaaatggggtcatgagacaaaaaaggttgaaaaccactggtctaTGAAGTGTTTCTACACTGCTGTAATAAGTGTGCACTGTCCCTTTAAGTGTTGCGACATGTCGTAAACCACATTGTCGCAAATGTTCACGCGGCTACAACATGTATAGTTCAGACTTATAACTCACCAATTCCTTGATCTTATTCAAAATTATTTGTAAAGAGCTGTTAATGTTTTTGGACCCTTGAAAAGGTCTCCAGCAGGAGATGTCGTCCTGGTAAAACGGCCTGTGGTCTGACTACAGGCTCAGCTCGGTTGTTGGATAGTGTCGTCGCTGCATCATGTTTGTGCTGGTGGAGATGGTGGATACTGTGAGGATCCCTCCGTGGAACTTCCAGAGACGACTCAACGAGGCCATAGCAGAGGAACTAAACAAGAAGCTGGCCAATAAGGTGAGTGTGTCTATCCCAGTCTCAGTGTAGTCATTTAGACGATAAAAATAAGGGAGCAAAACCCCTTAGACTTGTCAACTGATCATGactaaaataaatcagtatactTTATACATTTTGTAACACAGCACAAAAGCACTCAGAACCTAAACAAATATTCATATCCTTTAATTAAAAGTACCTGTAACTTAGTATCTATTTCAATACCTTGTTAAACGTAGCTGGAGTAAAAGTATGTACATGTCATCAACAAAATATACTTTGGCAAAGTGTTCCCTTTCAGTGTTAGGGTTATTTAGGTTTTAATTCCTCTGATTGCAGCAGTAATGTGTATGATAAATTTTACTGTTGAATATGATGAAAGTCGAGCTCGTTTGACATTGCTCATGTACTGTTAGTTGTTTAATCAGTAATGCTCTTTATTCTATGAGATCATCGTCTTtacaaactgtaaaaaaacagcTTTTCATGAGGTCAAAATAAGTCTTGATTTCATCTTGGTATTAATCCTGCATAAGTATTTTCCAACTAATACAGAGTATAACAGTTTATTTAGTGAGAAGGAAGAGAATTGTCTCATCCCCTAAAAGAACCCTTCATCCTTCAGCTCATCCTAAATGTTATAAGTCAGTACGTTTGCAGATATGTAAATTTCACTGACCGAAACAGTATGAACATTtgtagaaataaaacacaaatattgACACAATTTTATGAAGATTTTTTGAACTAAATTACTTgattataaatattatattatcataatattatatattcattatatattgtaaattatatattatatattcattCACTAGATTTCCTTAGCTGATTAGTCTATAAGTGTTTCATTGACTTCATTCTGCTCGTATGTTATCCATATAcaaggtgtccacaaagtctctttacaatttaaaaaatgtattaccaAAGCAATAGATGAGATATGCTCTACTAGGgattatcaaagtttttaatcacattgtgggatcatctGAATATGTGGCAGCACAAagggatgaccttcaaccaactatCATTTTCCAGCAAGATGGTGCACGacctggggactgcatgttggtgggttcctaaatcaaacatttccagtcCAGTAGATTGGAAGGGATGGACCAATTCCCTGGCCACCTCATTCACCAGATTCTAATCTTCTTTCTTTtaatggggttatgttaaagatattgtgtATCGAACAAAAATACGGGACATCAACCACCTGAAGCAAAAAATCAAGCAAAAGACCACTGATGCCATCGgcaccattgatgaggctatgctTCAGCCAAGATGGCAAGAAACTGAGTACCATCTAGATTAGCTTTGTGCAAGTAATGGTGCTCCCAcagaggtgtattaaatgaggcaaaaaaaccttcaatatctacttttcatttttttaaataatttccacagatttgtctattcatttggttttgtaataaatttgttaaattatgaagagactttatggacaccctgtattatctatgaggaagaagaggagtaTTTTGAACAGAAGAAACTGTCAGCAAAATAATGGAGTGAGACTTTTGACGACTTTAGTTCTACAAAGTattgtgttattatgataataaataaaaaaacaaaacaaaacaaaaaaaacatgttcatacAAAGAAAGGTTTTTGACTGAAATTGTACATTGCTGTATCAACTTAATTTTCCCCTTTAGCTTCCTTTGTATTTTTTAGGCACAAAAATTGTTTACcaacttactattattattattattattgttattattattattattattgcaacgCATTGACaatgaaaaatgtaataaatgcacTAACTTACTATAAAAAGTAAGCTTCAGAACACAGCCACATATATTAGCTTAGCTTTAATCATTTCACCATGGTGTGAGTACACTTTTGTATTTATATGTGGCAAACTGGTCACATTAATTGAacttctgttgttctgttgtacAATTCTGGAAAACTGTAATTTCAGCATTGTTTACACTTTTTAACCTGCTTTCAACTCCTCAGGTGGTCTATAATGTTGGCCTGTGCATCTGCTTATATGACATCACCAAACTGGAGGATTCCTACATATTCCCAGGAGATGGAGCCTCACATACTAAAGGTAAGTAGATGAGATAACTGTAATTTATCTCATACTCACTCTTATGGTCTTAGAACGTATATCACACTCCTCCGTGTTGATTTATTGCTGCTTCTCCTTTGTGTCTCTGGTAGTACATTTCAGATACGTTGTTTTTCACCCTTTCCTGGATGAGATCCTAGTCGGCAAGATCAAGTACTGCAGTCAAGAGGGAGTTCATGGTAACACTATCTTGGCCATTTTAAAGCCTTATAAATGTATCTTTGTGTTTCTTCTcagtttcataagaaaaatatgaGGAAGGAATAGAGGTATGCAATATGACTAAAGCCTCATCTCCcaatattcatcatttcatattcaattaatgatacatCTACATCACACTGTCTATAAATTAAATAGATAAACCACAAATGGAAAAAGTAgatgcaaacaaaataaacataggCCTATATTATGACTCATATTAGTAGACTTTATGATATGATTCTTAGATTGGTGGCAACAGAAGTTAGTAGTGTTTGAGTCTTTTTCAGAAGAAATAGACATTtataattcacacacacacacacacacacacgcacacacacacacacacacacacacacacacacacacacacacacacacacacacacactgtaaatacATAGATATGCAGTTCTAATATACACTACTTGATCAAAAAAGTCCCAACCTGGATTTAGTTCAGCAAATAGTTCAGGTTCTTCCATTGAATAATTACTGCAGTAATTAGTATGTTTCCGCTGCAACAAGTTCTTGAACCCTATCGGATGGAATAAGTAGCTTcgcatttcttaaacaaccatgtcAGAAGACATATCCCATCATCATGGAAAAGATGTTAAACTGTTAAAGAAAGTTAAAATTATTGGCCCACATCCAGCAAAGAAAGCAACTAAAGAGATTATTGAAACTCCTATAATTGTGTTCAAAACAACCTTTAAAGCCACTCATATTGAAATATTGAAATGATCGAAAGGTGAATGCATACATAATAAAAGTTAAACACAGTCCAACAGAATAAAATGTTTGGGATTTTATTTGGTCAGGATGTGTAAATATACactatttttcttatttcaaacTAAAGTCTCATCATCCTGCTCTTTATTAAATTCTCCTATCTGCACTGGTTGCTGGTTGATTGCAGACAACAGTCTGAGTACGTGTGCAAACCAATGACACATAGTGCAGCCACTAAAAAAATGTGGAGGCAGATTGAGAGAAGAGTGGAGATAGTGATCCTTTTGTCACACTGACATAACTTTCAGGCCTATGTAATGTTTTACAGAAGTTCTCAGATGTCAGGAGTGATGATGTTAAAACTAAATTAATTATCAGACCTATTGCTAATGCTTCTAAACAGACGATGACAATTGATAATTGATGACATGTCACTAAAACCAAGGACATGTGCACTGATTTTAGACGTCACCACCCTGACCCTGTAAAAATGACAAGGCTCTTAAAACTGTAGAGTATTTGGGCACCATAAGTCAGCAGTGTCTGTTTTCATTTGCTGGTGCTCAATCTGAAACAGAAAAACTCATTAACTAGGATAACAAAAGCCAGCAGTAAAATCATTGGTATTCAGCAAAAATCTCTTTCAGAACTGTACAATAACCAGGTGTCGAAGGCAAAATCCATTGTGTCTGAATGTGTTCACCCTCTGCACTCTGAATGTAAGTTTTTTCCCTCTGGTTCCTGCCTCTGACAACCATGAGCCAAAACAAATAGATACAAATCCTCCTTCATACCCTCAACCATCTTTATGCACAGCTCTGTACAGCACAGGTAGCATTATCAttcatttacatttcatttaAGTACATGTTTTTATTGCACCACCAATTTTTTTTATGCGATTGTCGTCTTGTGTCTCACtctgttattgttattgtcaatatcgtttgttgtttttattgctaCTAAAGCACAAACACTTGCCCCTTGGGGACGAGTCATGGTCTTGAATTGAGTTGAATTGATttgaactgaaaaaagaaaaaagtttttctGAACAGTGGTCATGTCTGTCTACCAGTCATTTTGTTTCTTGAGAATAACTGCAAAAACCATTTAGTATTTTTCCACCAAACTTGCTGCTGTTTATTTGTGACCTGTTGAAGTGATACCCTTTGCTATTCTGGTTAACATACTTTGTGTCTGTTTGCCATCGTTTGGTTTCTGGTGTAATGGCAATTACATTTTCTATATATTTCTATATGTTGagtgatttaaaggagtgatattttgcttttctaaatggaatcatgcattttaaaacatttccctgtggtctacataaactgtaaatgctatgcttaggtctgaattcttcattaataaaACTCCACAGgctcatcttcaaccctatttctgagtaatgacacgagacaggtcattttgagcactggccctttaaaacCAAATGACCCACTCCACATCCtccccccttcaggttgttgatcgGGCTTTCTGTCcccttcagccacttgtgttcattaatacaaccaacaactgaacattttaggtaatcggctcaaagtttggacatattttccagTTTTTACAACAACTGCTGTTGAGgaaaaacaattatggtgtactcggagaagTGTTAtttggaagtcttgactttatatgtgcaaatgtcattacgtaactagttatagatgtaacaaattaagcaggaattaaaatgggttgtagaaatccacttgatttttgctggaatgaatataaagatagttttgcagcacctagagggttcaaattgaaactttttgaactgttagggtccaaatacacaaataaaggtaccaagaactaataaaagagggtttagcaaaatatgacccttttaaggtGCCATTTTCTGATGCAACTTGACTCCTCTGCTGTCAGTGGGCAAAGGCAGCCACACTAAGCATCAGTAACAAGTACTGCAAGGGCCCACGGGCAGAAGTGAAAATCAGCTCCTGTGTTGGCCTCTTATCTGCTGCATAATTTAAAAAACCGTGGTAGTCTAGTCTGTGTCAGACTTTTTATACCCAAACCATGTCCATGCAGAATCAACAACCCCTATAATAGGTACcatcctctgtgtttgtgttggttggTTTGTCCTTTTTGCATTCATGCCtcaggggaaaagaaaaaaacattgctgaaattgcaaaaaaaaccaaaaaaaaaaacccattgcaGTAAAGAGTGTGATTTGCAACCCAGCATAATAAATTATAGAGTATAATATGTGATAGGTGTCATGTTGTCAACATTGGAAGGATTAGGGCTGCAAATAATGAGTATGACAAACTATTCACTTACTTTTCATGTGGATTAATATAAAGTATGTCTTTGTACCCATCTTGCcataagtaggtcaaagttatgcATGTAGAtaagttgcttttttttaaagttatgatTTCATGGTAATGAGATCTGGGGTTTGTGCATTAAATCACAATTAAAACAGTCTGACCAGGGACTGAAGGCTCTCATGTGACCCTCACCAGACATCATACAGTAGTGTTACAGCTGTAAACACTGCAACCTTCTGTTTTACAGTGACCATGGGCTTCTTTGATGACATTCTTATTCCACCAGAGTCACTTCAGCAGCCTGCAAAGTTGTATCCTGACCTAGTTTTTGATGAAAATACCTACTGTTTGTACTGATTTAGGCTGTAATTTACATACTCCTGTGCTGTCGAGCCTTCTTTAACTGCAGCATCAGTGATGAAGCAGAACAGGTTTGGCTCTGGGAGTATGAGACAGATGAGGGTGCCCATGACCTCTACATGGACCAGGGAGAGGAGATCCGCTTTCGGGTGACAGATGAAGTCTTTGTGGACACGTCACCGACAGGCCCAGCCACTGCAACCGTGGACACGCCAGCGCAGCCTGGACAGTCAACAGCGCCACCAGCTGCGGCCAGTGTGGAGAAGAAGGAAGCACCATACACTCTGATTGTAAGAACACACTTTAATGTTATTTGTCAACTAAAAACATGATACTGAAGAAAGTACATTATAACCTCTGATCTACTTTTAAGCAGGTCTAATCAACTCACATACCCTACCACTGTTTAGCCACTAGAGAGCACTGAAACATTCAATTTTCTTGCAGTGTTT
This region includes:
- the polr3h gene encoding DNA-directed RNA polymerase III subunit RPC8; translation: MFVLVEMVDTVRIPPWNFQRRLNEAIAEELNKKLANKVVYNVGLCICLYDITKLEDSYIFPGDGASHTKVHFRYVVFHPFLDEILVGKIKYCSQEGVHVTMGFFDDILIPPESLQQPAKFDEAEQVWLWEYETDEGAHDLYMDQGEEIRFRVTDEVFVDTSPTGPATATVDTPAQPGQSTAPPAAASVEKKEAPYTLIGTICEPGLGLLSWWNS